ATATATAGAGTTCTTTATTTTATAAAAAAAATATTAAAACTAAATAATTTTATTTATAAATAAGTTCATAAAAATAGAACTGAAAAATTATAAAATATTTTAGATAAGAATTTTAATTTACATCAATGACAAAATATGTCATTAAAAATTTGTTATAAAATTTCCTTTAAACTTTGATATTTCCCATTGTGAACATTAAAAAATTTTAAAACTTTACCTTTGTTATCTAAAAAAGTATCTAAATCTTTAATAAATTGTAATTCTTTTTCATTTAAAGAATGAATGTCAGTTATTAGTTTTATTTCTTTTTCTTTTTTATGATGTAAAAAATATTCAAAAATTTCTCCATTAGCCCAAGCATCTTCATTATACCAGGACATAAGTTTTAAAAATTCATCTAAACTCATTCCTTTTGCTTCAAGTGAAATTTGTTTTAAAAGATAATCAACTCTTTCTAATTCTCCTTCAAAAATTGGAGCATAACCATATTCATCTTTTTCTAAAAGATAACTGTAAAATTTTTCTAAAAAATTTTTTCTATTTTCTTCTAAGTCTCCAACAATATGATGATAATAATCACTTAAAACTTTAATATAAAGTACAGACATAAAAATACCTCCTGTAAAAATATAAAAAATTAATTTTATATTAAATTAAAATGTAATGACTTCATTATATACATCTTAACATATATAATATCTTTTTAATACTAATTTTTTTAAAAGTTTATAAAAAAATTAAAGATTTTAATTTCTTGTAATTTATGATACAATATTAGAGATTATGATAGTAAATAGAGGTAAAAAATGAAACAATTATTAGTGATGATTTTAATATCAGCTACAATAGGTTGGGTAACAAATTGGATAGCTATAAAAATGCTATTTAGACCACATAAAGAAATAAATTTTGGACTATTTAAAATACAAGGTTTAATTCCTAAAAGAAGAGCAGAGATAGGAAGTGGAATTGCAAATATTATTCAAAATGAATTAATTTCTGTAAAAGATGTTATTTCAAATATTGATAGAAAAGAATTTTCTAAAAGGTTTAATAGTCTAATTGATGAAGTATTAGAAAAAAATTTAAAGAAAAAAGTAAAAGAAAAATTTCCTCTTTTACAAATGTTTTTTACTGATAAAGTAGCAAAAGATGTTGGAAATACTATAAAAGATATAGTTATGGAAAATCAAGAAAAAATATTTGAAATTTTTTCTAACTATGCAGAAGAAAATATTGATTTTGAAGTTATAATTTCTGATAAAATATCAAATTTTTCTTTGGATAAATTAGAAGAAATAATAACTCTTTTAGCCAAAAAAGAATTAAAACATATAGAAGTTATAGGTGCTGTGTTAGGTGCATTAATTGGAGCAGCGCAATATTTAATTACTCTATTAATTAGATAAATAGAAATCCTAACAAGAGGTGAATTGTGGAAAGAATTATAAGTGAACTTGAAATGCCTAATGAGGTTGAAATACAAAAATCATTGAGGCCTAAAAGTTTTAGTGAATATATAGGACAAGAAAATTTAAAAGAAAAAATGAGTATTTCTATAAAGGCTGCCCAAAAAAGAAATATGGTAGTAGACCACATTTTACTTTATGGACCTCCTGGATTAGGAAAAACAACCTTAGCAGGTGTTATTGCAAATGAGATGAAAGCAAATTTAAAAATAACGTCAGGACCTATACTTGAAAAAGCAGGGGACTTAGCAGCAATTTTAACATCATTGGAAGAAAATGATATTTTATTTATTGATGAAATTCATAGACTTAATAGTACAGTTGAAGAAATTTTGTATCCTGCTATGGAAGATGGAGAGCTTGATATAATTATAGGAAAAGGGCCTTCTGCAAAATCAATAAGAATTGAATTGCCACCTTTTACATTGATTGGAGCTACAACAAGAGCCGGGCTTTTAAGTGCACCTTTAAGAGATAGATTTGGTGTTAGCCATAAGATGGAATACTACAATGAAAATGAAATCAAATCTATTATTATAAGGGGTGCAAAAATTTTAGGAGTAAAAATTAATGAGGATGGAGCAGTAGAAATTTCAAAAAGAAGCAGAGGGACTCCAAGAATAGCAAATAGACTTTTAAAAAGAGTCAGAGATTATTGTGAAATTAAAGGAAACGGGACAATAGATAAATTGAGTGCTAAAAATGCTTTGGATATGTTAGGTGTTGATAGCAATGGTTTAGATGATTTGGACAGAAATATTATTAACTCTATAATTGAAAATTATGATGGAGGACCTGTTGGTATTGAAACTCTATCTCTTTTATTAGGAGAAGATAGAAGAACTTTGGAAGAGGTTTACGAACCTTATTTGGTAAAAATTGGATTTTTAAAAAGAACAAATAGAGGTAGAGTGGTAACCCCTAAAGCATACCAACACTTTAAGAAAGTTGAGGTAAAGATATGAAAGTGAACACAAAAGTTAGGTATGGTTTGAAAGCATTAGCATATATTGCTGAAAATTCTACTGATAAAAAATTAGTTAGAATCAAAGAAATATCAGAAGATCAAGACATATCAGTTCAATATTTAGAACAGATACTTTTTAAATTGAAAAATGAAAATATTATTGAAGGAAAAAGAGGACCAACAGGAGGATATAAGTTAGCAATAGAGCCTGAAGAAATAGATTTATATATGATTTATAGGATCTTAGATGATGAAGAAAAGGTTATAGATTGTAATGAGATGGGAGAAGGTAAAGTACATAATTGTAGTGAGGCAGGTTGTGGTGATACTTGCATTTGGAGTAAACTTGACAATGCTATGACAAAAATCTTATCTGAAACATCTCTACAAGATTTTATAAATAATGGAAAGAGAATACAGGAGTAAAAATTGTTAAGTGTTGTTGTAACAGAAGTTTATGATGATTATATTTTGGTTGTTGAAACAAGTGATATAAATCATATTAAAAATGTTTTTAGAAAAGTAAAAGGAGATAAAGTTAGGGCAGTTGACGGAGCTAATGAATATCTTTGTGAAATAGAAAGAATTGATGAAAAAGAAATAAAATTAAAAATTTTAGAAAAGATAGAAGATAAATTTTCTTTAGATATAGAGGTAGATGCAGGTATTTCAATATTAAAAG
This DNA window, taken from Fusobacterium simiae, encodes the following:
- a CDS encoding RrF2 family transcriptional regulator translates to MKVNTKVRYGLKALAYIAENSTDKKLVRIKEISEDQDISVQYLEQILFKLKNENIIEGKRGPTGGYKLAIEPEEIDLYMIYRILDDEEKVIDCNEMGEGKVHNCSEAGCGDTCIWSKLDNAMTKILSETSLQDFINNGKRIQE
- a CDS encoding DUF445 domain-containing protein, translated to MKQLLVMILISATIGWVTNWIAIKMLFRPHKEINFGLFKIQGLIPKRRAEIGSGIANIIQNELISVKDVISNIDRKEFSKRFNSLIDEVLEKNLKKKVKEKFPLLQMFFTDKVAKDVGNTIKDIVMENQEKIFEIFSNYAEENIDFEVIISDKISNFSLDKLEEIITLLAKKELKHIEVIGAVLGALIGAAQYLITLLIR
- the ruvB gene encoding Holliday junction branch migration DNA helicase RuvB; translation: MERIISELEMPNEVEIQKSLRPKSFSEYIGQENLKEKMSISIKAAQKRNMVVDHILLYGPPGLGKTTLAGVIANEMKANLKITSGPILEKAGDLAAILTSLEENDILFIDEIHRLNSTVEEILYPAMEDGELDIIIGKGPSAKSIRIELPPFTLIGATTRAGLLSAPLRDRFGVSHKMEYYNENEIKSIIIRGAKILGVKINEDGAVEISKRSRGTPRIANRLLKRVRDYCEIKGNGTIDKLSAKNALDMLGVDSNGLDDLDRNIINSIIENYDGGPVGIETLSLLLGEDRRTLEEVYEPYLVKIGFLKRTNRGRVVTPKAYQHFKKVEVKI